From Armatimonadota bacterium, the proteins below share one genomic window:
- a CDS encoding DUF2961 domain-containing protein, whose product MHTRLTLAAFAMAAFLPCTAGAQAPRGGFGGGSGSPLAGLANPHAGTAKHEGSWDRSGGNADMRFIKPGETLTIFDAKGPAVVHRFWVTIAPRTDTEILRQTIIRMYWDGEKDPSVECPIGDFFGVGFGQQVDYQSMPLNETSGGYNCYWPMPFHQSAKWTIENRSKKNLDAFYYNIDYTALETMNPNMRHFHASWRRENPTSPGKNYTILEAEGDGHYVGTALFMQNRRGHGLGFLEGDEMVYIDGETTPSINGTGTEDYFSSGWYFDRGTYSANYHGVQIKDETLGRVSTYRWHIEDAIPFHKSIKFTIEHGTNNDHVADYSSVAYFYQSEPHKAYPPLPANAADLLPTVPPPPMKIQGAIEGENLVGSAKATVGNVLTQELTSDAGAWSGDNQLWWIPERANGVLTFQLPVANAGTYDATAYLTKAHDYGIFRVSVNGVSIPGEINLYHDGVMPSGPIPIGSVKLKAGDNEIKVTNAGKDPLSSGYLFGLDCVVLKPQ is encoded by the coding sequence ATGCACACCCGTTTGACGCTTGCCGCCTTCGCCATGGCGGCTTTCCTGCCTTGCACCGCAGGCGCACAGGCTCCCCGCGGCGGATTCGGCGGCGGCTCCGGAAGTCCGCTTGCCGGGCTAGCAAACCCCCACGCCGGCACGGCCAAACATGAAGGCTCCTGGGATCGCTCAGGCGGCAATGCCGATATGCGTTTCATCAAGCCCGGAGAAACGCTGACCATCTTCGACGCGAAAGGCCCCGCGGTGGTCCACCGTTTCTGGGTGACCATCGCCCCGCGAACCGATACGGAAATCCTGCGACAGACCATCATCCGCATGTACTGGGACGGCGAAAAGGACCCCAGCGTGGAATGCCCCATCGGCGATTTCTTCGGGGTGGGCTTCGGGCAGCAGGTAGACTACCAGTCCATGCCGCTCAACGAAACCAGCGGCGGTTACAACTGCTACTGGCCGATGCCGTTCCACCAGTCGGCTAAATGGACCATTGAGAACCGCAGCAAGAAGAATCTGGATGCATTCTACTACAACATCGATTACACTGCCCTCGAGACGATGAACCCGAACATGAGGCATTTCCACGCTTCGTGGCGGCGCGAGAACCCCACTTCTCCCGGCAAGAACTACACGATCCTCGAGGCCGAGGGCGACGGCCATTACGTTGGTACCGCGCTCTTCATGCAGAACCGGCGGGGCCATGGTCTCGGCTTCCTCGAGGGGGACGAGATGGTTTACATCGATGGCGAAACCACGCCCAGCATCAACGGAACCGGCACTGAAGACTACTTCTCCAGCGGCTGGTACTTCGATCGAGGCACCTACTCCGCCAACTACCACGGCGTACAGATCAAAGATGAGACCCTCGGGCGCGTGAGCACCTATCGATGGCATATTGAGGACGCGATCCCGTTCCACAAGTCCATCAAGTTCACCATCGAGCACGGCACCAACAATGACCACGTGGCGGACTACTCCAGCGTTGCCTATTTCTATCAGAGTGAGCCGCACAAGGCCTACCCGCCCCTGCCTGCCAACGCAGCCGACCTGCTGCCGACCGTTCCGCCGCCCCCGATGAAGATCCAGGGCGCCATTGAAGGCGAGAACCTCGTGGGCTCGGCAAAGGCCACCGTCGGCAACGTCCTCACGCAAGAACTGACGTCGGACGCGGGCGCCTGGAGCGGCGACAACCAGCTTTGGTGGATTCCCGAACGGGCCAACGGGGTCCTGACCTTTCAGCTTCCGGTCGCCAACGCGGGCACATATGATGCGACGGCCTACCTCACGAAGGCCCACGATTATGGCATCTTCCGCGTCTCGGTGAACGGCGTCTCCATTCCCGGCGAGATCAACCTCTACCACGATGGCGTGATGCCCTCCGGTCCGATTCCCATTGGCAGTGTGAAGCTGAAAGCCGGCGACAACGAGATCAAGGTCACCAATGCCGGCAAGGACCCCCTCTCCAGCGGGTACCTCTTCGGCCTCGACTGCGTCGTGCTCAAGCCGCAGTAA